A single region of the Lotus japonicus ecotype B-129 chromosome 4, LjGifu_v1.2 genome encodes:
- the LOC130710312 gene encoding uncharacterized protein LOC130710312 encodes MATSSKFDPSSSSPDRLLYTGQRGSHIASSLDRSGSFRESMENPILSSLPNMLRNSSSGTHEDVENFFNYVHFDPKLLVLDHKSNRQMDYKRLVYSAIGISPDESLSSSAKAKLVPSLVPEDIKRLKESLYASNVKARERVKMFSEALSVFHQVFPTTTSKKRSRAEGFSNDRSSIMSGDRSVLGPSMGKVGVQGHPVTGGFEHEPQKSEERTKNLVTNKRTRTSMVDVRMDVRTNSLVRPSGTIDRDKEKPRVPNSGILQSEERTLPIGGDGWEKSKMKKKRSCIKLDGSPSTTLTKPVNGLQEAKQGMQQRIATDSRSKLSNDSHSFRPGVSNGTTGAGKSDGISQPTGLGIRVSTPRNDQDNNSLVNDRRGRPASSDKEKVNFRAVNKATVRDEFNSASPTSNTKMNTAIRAPRSGSGVAPKLSPVVHRTAVPNDWELAHCATKPPPSVGTNNRKRVASAPSSSPPVVPWQRPQKSSRTARRTNFVPIVSNNDEAPALDAVSDVAGNDLGLGFARRLTGSSPQRIKVKGEPSPSAALSESEESGQAEVKPKEKGRKVEETDQKSGLNVPKASNLALTTRNKLASGEEHGDGIRRQGRTGRGLTRSLMPMSSEKLGNVGTAKQLRSARQGSEKNESKTGRPPTRKLSDRKAYSRQKPTAINAAADYFVGSEDGHEELLAAVKGVINSNHTFPTPFWKRMEPFFSLISEEDIIYWKQKVNLESSSLAPTPVPSNMDMGCETIVNGYGLFGCKRDAWPEAPWSATLTTEQLQLSKRDHNVIPLCQRVLAALISEEDCSGGNEDFLSDAYDTEFEPDGELEMCGLDHRSRTNFEFASHSADNGYRIIRKPEHDETENNIIDIRPTGLNSSFGNSINGFLHDKALMSGLARSELQYDSLDINDKLLLELQSIGLAPEPVPEMLQADDEGILEDITRLEELFQGQVSKKKGMLDGLLKSASMEKELQEKEFDQRALEKLVLMAYEKYMACWGPSPSGGKNSSSRMAKQAALGFVKRTLDRCHQFEDTGKSCFSEPLFKDMFLTASSQLSNVRLSDGMETESSKPYASPLPLEARTVSMGSQQSPSQFIQNMDNHDFNASDMLPALNHSSEQTIGKEDIWSSRVKKRELFLDDVGGTHGTSSAAGVGSSLTSSAKGKRSDRDGKGHSREVLSRNGTTKVGRPASSSAKGERKSKAKPKQKATQHSVSVNGLLGKLPEQPKPERPSVSKSNELCTNSTAKEKDECGMGGLDEHEPIDLSNLALPGMDDLTDQGQDLGSWLNIDDDALQDHDFMGLEIPMDDLSDLNMMV; translated from the exons ATGGCAACATCTAGCAAGTTTGATCCATCTTCCAGTAGCCCAGATAGACTATTGTACACTGGGCAGCGTGGATCCCACATAGCTTCTTCATTAGATAGATCAGGTAGCTTTCGTGAAAGTATGGAAAATCCAATTCTGTCTTCTCTTCCCAATATGTTAAGAAACAGTTCTTCAGGAACACATGAAGATGTTGAGAACTTCTTCAATTATGTCCATTTTGATCCAAAGTTGTTAGTGCTGGACCATAAGTCTAATCGTCAAATGGATTATAAGCGACTTGTTTACTCCGCTATTGGAATTTCACCTGATGAATCTTTATCTAGTTCTGCAAAAGCCAAGCTAGTGCCATCCCTGGTACCAGAAGACATCAAGCGACTCAAGGAGAGTTTGTATGCAAGCAATGTGAAGGCGAG GGAACGTGTTAAAATGTTCAGTGAGGCCTTATCTGTATTCCACCAAGTTTTCCCAACTACAACTTCAAAGAAGAGATCTCGAGCTGAAGGCTTTTCTAATGATCGTTCTAGTATCATGTCTGGGGATCGATCAGTCTTGGGGCCAAGCATGGGTAAGGTTGGAGTTCAAGGTCATCCTGTCACAGGTGGTTTTGAACATGAGCCGCAGAAGTCGGAAGAACGGACCAAAAATCTTGTTACAAATAAACGCACTCGAACTTCTATGGTGGATGTAAGG ATGGATGTGCGGACTAATTCACTTGTCAGGCCATCGGGGACTATTGATAGAGATAAGGAAAAGCCACGGGTTCCCAATAGTGGTATCCTTCAGAGTGAAGAACGGACCTTACCTATTGGCGGTGATGGTTGGGAAAagtcaaaaatgaaaaagaagcgCTCTTGCATCAAACTAGATGGTTCTCCAAGTACAACATTGACTAAACCTGTTAATGGTTTACAGGAAGCTAAACAGGGAATGCAACAAAGAATTGCCACTGATTCTCGGTCCAAATTGAGTAATGATTCTCATTCCTTTAG GCCAGGAGTTTCTAATGGAACTACTGGAGCTGGTAAATCAGATGGTATCTCTCAACCGACAGGATTGGGTATACGTGTCTCTACCCCTAGGAACGACCAAGATAATAATTCCCTTGTCAATGATAGGCGGGGCCGTCCTGCTAGTTCAGACAAGGAAAAGGTGAACTTCAGAGCTGTTAACAA GGCAACTGTTCGTGATGAATTTAATTCAGCTAGCCCTACCTCAAATACAAAGATGAATACCGCTATTCGGGCTCCAAGATCGGGCTCAGGAGTTGCCCCTAAGTTGTCACCAGTTGTCCATAGAACAGCTGTTCCTAATGATTGGGAGCTGGCTCATTGCGCCACAAAACCCCCTCCTAGTGTTGGTACTAACAATCGCAAACGAGTTGCATCAGCACCGTCATCTTCCCCCCCGGTTGTCCCTTGGCAGAGGCCGCAAAAGAGCTCTCGTACTGCCAGAAGAACGAATTTTGTGCCCATTGTTTCAAACAATGATGAAGCTCCTGCTTTGGATGCTGTCTCTGATGTGGCTGGTAATGATCTTGGGTTAGGATTTGCCAGACGCCTGACTGGTAGTTCTCCTCAGCGAATTAAAGTAAAAGGTGAACCCTCACCTTCAGCTGCATTATCTGAAAGTGAAGAGTCAGGGCAGGCTGAGGttaaaccaaaagaaaagggcaGGAAAGTGGAAGAAACCGATCAGAAATCTGGATTAAATGTTCCAAAGGCCTCCAACTTAGCATTGACAACAAGAAATAAGCTTGCTTCGGGGGAAGAACATGGAGATGGTATTCGGAGGCAAGGGAGGACAGGACGTGGTCTTACAAGGTCATTGATGCCAATGTCATCTGAGAAGCTTGGAAATGTAGGAACTGCAAAACAACTTAGAAGTGCAAGACAAGGATCTGAGAAGAATGAAAg CAAGACTGGTCGTCCCCCAACCAGGAAACTTTCTGATCGAAAGGCATATTCACGTCAAAAGCCTACTGCTATTAATGCGGCAGCAGACTATTTTG ttggatcaGAAGATGGACACGAAGAGCTATTGGCTGCTGTTAAGGGTGTTATCAACTCTA ATCATACATTCCCCACCCCATTTTGGAAGCGGATGGAGCCTTTCTTCAGTTTGATATCTGAGGAGGACATCATTTACTGGAAGCAAAAG GTAAATCTTGAATCAAGCTCACTGGCACCAACTCCAGTTCCTTCAAATATGGATATGGGTTGTGAAACCATTGTTAATGGATATGGGTTGTTTGGCTGCAAAAGAGATGCTTGGCCTGAAGCTCCATGGAGTGCTACATTGACTACAGAACAGTTACAACTTTCCAAGAGAGATCATAATGTGATTCCACTCTGTCAAAGGGTTTTAGCTGCTTTAATCTCAGAGGAGGATTGTAGTGGTGGAAATGAAGATTTCCTGTCTGATGCTTATGATACTGAATTTGAGCCTGATGGGGAATTGGAAATGTGTGGTTTGGATCATCGCTCACGAACTAATTTTGAGTTTGCTAGTCATTCTGCTGATAATGGTTATAGGATTATTAGGAAGCCAGAACATGATGAAACTGAAAATAATATAATTGATATCCGTCCTACTGGGTTGAATTCCAGCTTTGGCAACTCAATCAATGGTTTTCTTCATGATAAAGCACTAATGTCTGGCTTGGCCCGTTCAGAGTTGCAATATGATAGCTTGGATATAAATGATAAGCTTCTCTTGGAGCTTCAAAGTATTGGACTTGCCCCAGAACCAGTG ccTGAAATGTTGCAAGCAGACGATGAAGGAATATTGGAGGATATTACTAGGTTAGAGGAACTTTTCCAAGGACAG GTTTCCAAGAAGAAAGGCATGCTGGATGGATTATTGAAATCTGCCTCAATGGAAAAAGAACTTCAAGAAAA GGAATTTGATCAACGTGCTCTAGAAAAACTCGTTTTAATGGCTTATGAGAAATACATG GCTTGTTGGGGTCCTAGTCCCTCGGGTGGGAAAAATTCAAGCAGCAGAATGGCCAAGCAAGCTGCTTTGGGATTTGTTAAACGTACATTGGACCGGTGCCATCAATTTGAAGATACAGGCAAGAGCTGCTTTAGTGAGCCGTTATTCAAGGATATGTTCCTGACTGCTTCCTCCCAGCTTAGTAACGTTCGGCTATCAGATGGAATGGAGACTGAATCCTCAAAACCATATGCTTCTCCACTTCCTCTGGAAGCAAGAACAG TTTCAATGGGTTCACAGCAGAGCCCATCACAATTTATTCAGAATATGGATAATCATGATTTCAATGCATCAGACATGCTTCCTGCTTTGAATCATTCCTCTGAACAAACTATTGGAAAGGAAGATATTTGGTCTAGCAGGGTGAAAAAGAGGGAATTGTTCCTTGATGATGTTGGTGGTACTCATGGTACTTCAAGTGCTGCAGGTGTTGGAAGTTCTCTAACAAGCAGTGCAAAGGGGAAGAGGAGTGATAGAGATGGAAAGGGGCACAGCAGAGAGGTACTATCCAGAAATGGAACTACCAAAGTTGGTAGGCCAGCATCATCCAGTGCAAAGGGAGAAAGAAAATCCAAGGCAAAGCCTAAGCAGAAAGCAACTCAGCATTCTGTTTCTGTAAATGGCCTCCTTGGCAAGCTACCAGAACAACCAAAACCAGAACGCCCTTCTGTTTCCAAGTCTAATGAACTGTGTACTAACAGCACTGCCAAAGAAAAAGATGAGTGTGGCATGGGTGGGTTGGATGAGCACGAGCCTATTGATTTGTCCAACCTGGCACTACCCGGAATGGATGACCTTACTGACCAAGGTCAGGATCTTGGTTCATGGTTGAATATTGATGACGATGCGTTACAAGATCATGACTTTATGGGCCTTGAGATTCCCATGGATGACCTTTCAGACTTGAATATGATGGTTTGA
- the LOC130714393 gene encoding protein ANTAGONIST OF LIKE HETEROCHROMATIN PROTEIN 1-like, translated as MEIQDYSFLFTDMDFNFGVNNPTTKKTHQNNDPEWNLNDTVLNDLLTSFIHFDDTKPHQQLMDPNPIANQSHIEQFEPEFDEPPTKKPRRSDGTATTPPRRLWVKDRSKDWWERCSHPDFPEEEFRRSFRMSKATFEMICRELDSAVTKKNTMLREAIPVRQRVAVCIWRLATGDPLRLVAKRFGLGISTCHKLVLEVCSAIKTVLMPKFLRWPDEAAMTAAKSEFEALSGIPNIGGAMYTTHIPIIAPKNNVAAYFNKRHTQRNQKTSYSVTVQGIVDSRGVFTDVCIGWPGSHPDEQVLEKSALFQRASRGSLKDVWVVGNSGHPLMEGVLVPYTHQNLTWTQHAFNEKVDEIQGLAKDAFGRLKGRWSCLQKRTEGKLEDLPGVLGACCVLHNICEMNNEKVDPDWKFDVFDDEMVAENGVRSVSAEQARDHMAHDLLHRGRAGTTFF; from the coding sequence ATGGAAATTCAAGACTACTCCTTCTTATTCACAGATATGGATTTCAATTTCGGCGTCAACAACCCCACCACTAAGAAAACTCACCAAAACAACGACCCAGAATGGAACCTCAACGACACCGTTTTAAACGACTTACTCACTTCCTTCATTCACTTCGATGACACCAAGCCACACCAACAACTAATGGatccaaatccaattgcaaACCAGTCCCACATCGAACAGTTCGAACCAGAGTTCGATGAGCCACCAACCAAAAAACCCCGCCGCTCCGACGGAACCGCCACCACCCCGCCGCGGCGTTTATGGGTGAAGGACCGGTCCAAGGATTGGTGGGAGCGCTGCAGCCACCCTGACTTCCCGGAAGAGGAGTTCCGGCGGTCTTTCCGGATGAGCAAAGCCACATTCGAGATGATCTGCAGAGAGCTCGACTCGGCGGTGACCAAGAAGAACACCATGCTCCGTGAAGCAATCCCCGTCCGCCAGCGCGTCGCCGTCTGCATATGGAGGCTTGCCACCGGAGACCCTCTCCGGCTAGTTGCAAAGCGGTTCGGTTTAGGAATCTCAACCTGTCATAAGCTGGTTTTGGAGGTTTGTTCCGCTATTAAAACAGTTCTCATGCCGAAGTTTCTCCGGTGGCCGGATGAAGCCGCCATGACAGCGGCGAAGAGCGAGTTTGAAGCGCTCTCCGGGATACCGAATATTGGTGGAGCAATGTACACCACTCACATTCCGATTATAGCGCCGAAGAACAATGTTGCTGCTTATTTCAACAAGAGGCACACTCAGAGGAATCAGAAGACTTCTTACTCTGTTACGGTTCAAGGGATTGTTGATTCGAGAGGTGTTTTCACTGATGTTTGCATTGGTTGGCCTGGCTCTCACCCTGATGAACAGGTTTTGGAGAAGAGTGCTCTGTTTCAGAGAGCAAGCAGGGGAAGTTTGAAGGATGTTTGGGTTGTGGGAAACTCAGGGCACCCTCTAATGGAAGGGGTTCTGGTTCCTTATACTCACCAGAATCTTACCTGGACGCAGCACGCGTTTAACGAGAAAGTTGATGAGATTCAGGGGCTTGCTAAGGATGCATTTGGCAGGTTGAAAGGGAGGTGGTCTTGCTTGCAGAAGAGGACTGAGGGGAAGCTTGAGGATTTGCCTGGAGTTCTTGGTGCTTGTTGTGTTTTGCATAATATTTGTGAGATGAATAATGAGAAGGTGGATCCTGATTGGAAGTTtgatgtttttgatgatgagatGGTGGCGGAGAATGGTGTGCGCTCTGTTTCTGCAGAGCAGGCTAGGGATCACATGGCACATGATTTGTTGCATCGTGGCCGTGCTGGAACAACTTTTTTCTAG
- the LOC130713240 gene encoding uncharacterized protein LOC130713240 yields MDFTTPTLLQGWGAVVSFYGLDETHWCVLQMVAASHFHMRIFDLLDNEISYDPFRAPVEGSGSVRGEEDEVESVRIDRSEEDALSEALALVPYAPPPSSTDISVEAEQELEMVAHLGGTTVQANEGPPQYRMHLNTTLTPYRAYGSQYNLPRKVAEYVRQNGRQPWVIRGPTGIKKDINILFRPDKTYTKLGKGWRKFCKLHDIQHGQKMSMHFTDGVSRLIDVEIFKLNHEFSIPPVAELSEFGDRDSSPGHNQESFVMDSSSVHRDTPGEDKVQGSKSRKMSCSPLLSNITNIMSVPNDGRSSGMRLDRAINIPGATPNEGYTKSTFCGFHSTSSSNLTHISILQDVHSNGSLKTAEDIIITQQSAAARLRRIQHVKIKRSCLVMDKENFPQRDSNTGTRDSPRLKVKKRNIGKRPNIAQSRASSSKSSVVKTKPGEGVSLCRKLVSEFNAAANSPLNVPNIYDDAELIDEVDLGDASFLCRICHAQMWYEERIDKSKQSNNPEFYRCCMKGKVVLPFISKPPLLLYNLLHGIDSRSKHFKDNIRAYNSMFAFTSIGGKVESSLNNGGGPPQFVLSGQNYHRIGTLLPQAGQSPKFAQLYIYDTQNENSNRMKPFNSMNTAENLDISLVEDLKQMIDENNVLAKSFRKVRDYINEKESSSFALRLFRKRGKDPRTYNLPTSDEIAALIVGDFDTVEVGRDIIVKKDGVLSRIHETHTSFIPLQYPLIFPYGEDGWQEDIPLSGISATTSSRLKPRVTLREFITFRIQERNNEYGNVVLCRRLFQQFVVDCFTMIESQRLSFIRNNQKLIRADFLNGLEEAMSRGETDPSFLGTRIVLPASFIGGKRYMFDCCQDAMAICKRYGYPDLFITVTCNSAWKEIDRFVRPRNVRADERPDVCCRVFKIKLDHLIATLKSGIIFGPLDAGMYTIEFQKRGLPHAHILLWLSKENKLVTTSDIDKCISAEIPDPILYPKLNNVVSTYMLHGPCGSGHYKSPCMTDGKCSKFFPKKFQESTIIDDDGYPVYKRRDTGVYVDKKGIRMDNSFVVPYNPQLLMLYNGHINVEYCNKSNAIKYLFKYVSKGPDRVNVEISNQNKDCTETEVKDEIKQYYDCRYLTPCEAVWRTLKLFIHVKWPSVKKVTFHLPNKQSVCFKDHDDLKRVVDKATEKDTMFIAWMKANCKYGEGKAFTYAEFPSHFVYDEDTHSWHPRKKGTSIGRLQYIPHGVGELYYLRILLTLQKGCTSWESIRTVDDVEYPTFRDACYALGLLADDKEFLDAITEANELASGTQLRKFFVMLLTTNTMSKPEFVWEKSWRILSDSIVYERRKKLRNSDLHINDDDLKNLCLIELEKLLHMNGRSLKDYPCLPFPHLFDDSQFENKFVADELNYDKAEMEDLHKSLLNSLTAEQHKIYKSIMDAVMNRAGGLFFLYGFGGTGKTYLWNTLSAAARAQGLIVLNVASSGIASLLLPGGRTAHSRFSIPISIKESSTCNVSQGSLKAELLQKTSLIIWDEAPMLNKWCFEALDRTLNDIMKSHQSVDSGMPFGGKVVVLGGDFRQILPVIQKGSRSEIVSATINSSYLWKQCHVLKLTKNMRLISSKCHDEKIEIKRFADWLLDIGDGKVNTIDAEDSTIQIPDDLLILDSDNPIQSLIDFAYPQMLQNLNEKNYKFFEDRAILAPTLESVEIINTEMLGKIPGEIKEYLSCDTTCRSDEDSEVEAEWFTTEFLNNIQCSGIPNHKLSLKVGVPIMLLRNIDQAGGLCNGTRMIVKDMGKNVIVANVVSGKQLGEKVLISRMDLVPTDSGLPFKFVRRQFPIALCFAMTINKSQGQTLSHVGLYLPKPVFTHGQLYVALSRVKSRKGLKILLLDEDGLISKVTKNVVYNEVFQNV; encoded by the exons ATGGATTTTACAACACCAACTCTCCTTCAAGGTTGGGGTGCAGTTGTTTCATTCTATGGCTTGGATGAGACACATTGGTGTGTCCTCCAAATGGTTGCTGCATCTCATTTCCACATGAGGATTTTTGACTTATTGGACAATGAGATTAGCTATGATCCCTTTCGAGCACCTGTAGAAGGTTCTGGGTCTGTCAggggggaagaagatgaagtcgagAGCGTCCGGATAGACCGCTCTGAAGAAGATGCTTTGTCAGAAGCTTTAGCCCTTGTGCCATATGCTCCACCACCCTCTAGCACTGATATTTCTGTTGAGGCCGAGCAAGAGCTTGAAATGGTGGCTCACCTGGGAGGAACAACTGTGCAAGCAAATGAAGGGCCACCTCAGTATCGCATGCACCTCAACACGACTCTGACCCCGTACCGTGCGTACGGAAGTCAGTAT aacTTACCTCGAAAGGTGGCTGAATATGTTCGCCAAAACGGACGTCAGCCCTGGGTCATAAGAGGACCAACTGGAATTAAGAAGGACATCAACATCCTTTTCAGGCCAGATAAAACCTACACTAAACTTGGAAAGGGTTGGAGAAAATTTTGTAAACTTCATGACATTCAGCATGGTCAGAAGATGTCAATGCACTTCACTGATGGTGTATCCAGGTTGATTGATGTGGAGATTTTCAA GTTGAATCATGAATTTTCCATACCACCTGTTGCTGAACTTTCTGAATTTGGAGATA GGGATTCTTCACCTGGGCACAATCAGGAAAGTTTTGTTATGGACTCTTCATCTGTGCATAGGGACACGCCTGGCGAAGATAAGGTCCAAG GTTCAAAGTCTAGGAAGATGAGTTGCAGTCCATTGTTATCAAATATAACAAATATCATGTCAGTTCCAAATGATGGAAGATCCAGTGGGATGCGTTTGGATAGAGCAATCAACATTCCAGGTGCCACTCCTAACGAGGGATATACAAAAAGCACATTTT GCGGGTTTCATTCAACATCTTCTTCCAATTTGACTCACATTTCGATTTTGCAAGATGTCCACTCCAATGGTTCCCTAAAAACTG CTGAAGACATTATTATAACCCAGCAGAGTGCAGCTGCAAGGTTAAGGAGAATACAACATGTCAAAATCAAAAGAAGCTGCTTGGTCATGGACAAAGAAAATTTTCCACAACGTGATTCCAACACAG GAACACGTGATTCCCCCAGACTGAAGGTCAAGAAAAGAAATATTGGTAAAAGACCGAATATAGCACAGTCTAGAGCAAGTTCCTCAAAGAGTTCTGTTGTTAAGACTAAGCCTGGGGAAGGTGTATCTCTGTGTCGGAAACTGGTTTCTGAGTTCAATGCAGCTGCTAATTCTCCACTTAATGTTCCAAACATATACGACGATGCTGAGTTAATAG ACGAGGTAGACCTTGGAGATGCATCTTTTCTGTGCAGAATTTGCCATGCTCAGATGTGGTATGAAGAACGAATAGACAAAAGTAAGCAGTCTAATAATCCCGAATTCTATCGGTGTTGTATGAAAGGAAAGGTGGTCTTACCATTTATATCTAAGCCGCCACTGTTGTTGTATAATTTGCTTCATGGTATAGATTCCCGATCAAAACACTTTAAGGATAATATTAGAGCATATAATAGTATGTTCGCCTTTACTTCAATTGGTGGGAAGGTTGAATCCTCTTTGAACAATGGTGGAGGCCCCCCTCAATTTGTGTTGAGTGGCCAAAATTATCACAGAATTGGTACTCTATTACCTCAAGCCGGTCAATCACCAAAATTTGCCCAACTTTATATCTATGACACACAGAATGAAAATTCCAATAGAATGAAGCCGTTTAA CTCAATGAACACAGCGGAGAATTTGGATATATCATTAGTTGAGGATTTAAAGCAAATGATTGATGAGAACAATGTTTTAGCAAAATCATTTCGCAAAGTGCGAGATTATATCAATGAGAAAGAATCTTCGTCATTTGCTTTGAGACTTTTTCGGAAGCGAGGTAAGGACCCCCGAACATATAACCTTCCTACGTCTGACGAGATTGCAGCACTTATTGTAGGAGATTTTGATACAGTTGAAGTTGGTCGTGATATTATTGTCAAAAAAGATGGTGTCCTTTCTAGGATTCACGAAACTCATACTTCGTTTATTCCTTTACAATATCCTTTGATATTTCCTTATGGCGAAGATGGTTGGCAAGAAGATATTCCTTTATCTGGTATTTCTGCTACTACTAGCTCTCGCTTGAAACCTCGCGTCACATTGAGAGAATTCATAACATTCAGAATTCAAGAAAGGAATAATGAGTATGGGAATGTGGTTTTATGCAGAAGGCTTTTTCAACAATTTGTGGTTGATTGCtttactatgattgaatcaCAAAGGCTTTCATTTATTAGAAATAATCAAAAACTGATTCGAGCAGATTTTCTCAATGGCCTTGAAGAAGCAATGTCTAGAGGAGAAACTGATCCAAGTTTTTTAGGGACGCGTATTGTGCTCCCAGCATCCTTTATTGGTGGAAAACGCTATATGTTTGATTGTTGTCAGGATGCAATGGCTATATGCAAGCGTTATGGTTATCCTGACCTTTTCATTACTGTCACCTGCAATTCTGCATGGAAAGAAATTGATAGATTTGTGCGACCACGAAATGTTCGTGCTGACGAACGTCCTGATGTTTGTTGTCGAGTGTTTAAAATCAAACTTGACCATTTAATAGCAACCTTGAAGAGTGGCATCATCTTCGGACCTTTGGATGCAG GTATGTATACAATTGAATTCCAAAAAAGAGGATTACCCCATGCTCATATTTTGTTATGGCTTTCTAAAGAGAACAAATTAGTAACAACTTCTGACATTGATAAATGCATTTCTGCTGAGATTCCTGACCCAATATTATATCCTAAATTAAACAACGTTGTGTCTACTTACATGTTGCATGGGCCTTGTGGTTCGGGACATTACAAATCTCCTTGCATGACAGATGGAAAGTGCAGTAAATTTTTTCCGAAAAAATTCCAAGAAAGCACTAtaattgatgatgatggttATCCTGTTTATAAAAGAAGAGACACTGGAGTTTATGTGGACAAGAAAGGTATTCGCATGGATAATAGTTTTGTTGTCCCTTATAATCCTCAATTACTCATGTTATACAATGGTCATATCAATGTTGAATATTGCAACAAGTCAAATGCAATCAAATATCTCTTCAAATATGTTAGCAAAGGGCCGGATAGAGTAAATGTTGAGATATCCAATCAGAACAAAGATTGCACGGAGACTGAGGTCAAAGATGAAATTaaacaatattatgattgtaGATACCTTACTCCGTGTGAAGCAGTTTGGAGGacattgaaattatttattcatGTCAAATGGCCTTCGGTTAAAAAAGTGACATTTCATCTTCCAAATAAACAAAGTGTTTGTTTTAAAGATCATGATGATTTAAAGCGCGTGGTAGACAAGGCTACTGAAAAAGACACTATGTTTATAGCTTGGATGAAAGCCAATTGTAAGTATGGTGAAGGAAAAGCGTTTACATATGCAGAGTTCCCATCCCATTTTGTATATGATGAAGACACTCATTCATGGCATCCAAGGAAGAAAGGGACATCTATTGGAAGACTCCAATATATTCCTCATGGAGTTGGTGAACTTTATTACTTGAGAATTTTATTGACTCTACAGAAAGGTTGCACAAGTTGGGAGAGCATTCGCACTGTGGATGATGTTGAATATCCTACATTTCGTGACGCATGTTACGCCTTAGGATTATTAGCTGATGATAAGGAATTCTTAGATGCAATTACGGAAGCAAATGAATTAGCATCAG GTACCCAGCTGCGAAAGTTCTTTGTAATGTTGCTTACAACAAACACAATGAGCAAACCTGAATTTGTGTGGGAAAAGTCTTGGAGAATTTTGTCTGACAGTATAGTTTATGAAAGGAGGAAAAAGCTGCGCAATTCAG ATCTTCATAtaaatgatgatgatttaaagaATCTTTGTTTAATAGAATTGGAGAAACTACTGCATATGAATGGAAGATCTTTAAAAGATTATCCATGCTTACCATTTCCACACTTATTTGATGACTCCCAATTTGAGAACAAATTTGTAGCGGATGAATTGAATTATGATAAAGCTGAAATGGAAGATTTGCACAAATCATTACTCAATTCATTAACTGCTGAACAACATAAGATATACAAATCCATAATGGATGCAGTTATGAATAGAGCTGGAGGTCTCTTTTTcttatatggttttggaggtACTGGTAAGACCTATTTGTGGAATACATTATCAGCTGCTGCTAGGGCACAAGGGTTGATTGTATTAAATGTTGCTTCAAGTGGTATTGCTTCTTTGCTTTTACCTGGTGGCAGAACTGCACATTCTAGGTTTTCTATTCCAATTTCTATAAAAGAGAGTTCAACTTGCAATGTATCACAAGGTTCTTTAAAGGCAGAGTTGTTACAAAAAACAAGTTTGATCATATGGGATGAAGCACCCATGCTCAATAAATGGTGTTTTGAAGCATTGGACCGGACTTTAAATGATATAATGAAGTCGCATCAAAGTGTTGATAGTGGCATGCCTTTTGGGGGTAAAGTGGTGGTTTTGGGTGGAGATTTTAGGCAAATTTTGCCAGTTATTCAGAAAGGAAGTCGTTCTGAAATTGTTAGTGCCACAATCAATTCGTCTTATCTTTGGAAGCAATGTCATGTGCTAAAACTTACCAAAAACATGAGGCTTATTAGCTCAAAATGTCATGATGAAAAGATTGAAATTAAAAGGTTTGCTGACTGGCTATTAGACATTGGTGACGGAAAGGTGAATACAATTGATGCAGAAGATTCTACAATTCAGATTCCAGATGATCTTCTTATTCTTGACTCTGATAATCCAATTCAAAGTTTGATTGACTTTGCTTACCCTCAAATGCTGCAAAATTTGAATGAAAAGAATTACAAATTCTTTGAAGATAGGGCTATTTTGGCTCCTACATTAGAAAGTGTAGAAATTATTAATACTGAAATGCTAGGTAAAATTCCAGGTGAGATTAAAGAATATTTGAGTTGTGATACAACTTGCAGGTCAGATGAAGACTCAGAGGTCGAAGCAGAATGGTTCACAACTGAGTTCCTCAATAATATTCAATGTTCCGGTATACCAAATCAcaaattgagtttgaaagtgGGTGTCCCTATTATGTTGTTGCGCAACATTGACCAAGCAGGTGGACTTTGTAATGGTACTAGAATGATTGTTAAAGATATGGGAAAAAATGTTATTGTTGCCAATGTAGTATCAGGGAAGCAGTTAGGTGAGAAGGTTCTTATATCAAGAATGGATTTAGTACCTACAGACTCTGGTTTACCATTTAAATTTGTCAGGAGACAGTTTCCCATTgctttatgttttgcaatgacgattaataaaagtcaaggtCAGACGCTTTCTCATGTCGGTTTGTATTTGCCTAAGCCAGTATTTACTCATGGACAGTTATATGTTGCCTTATCAAGAGTAAAGTCCAGAAAAGGTCTCAAAATTTTATTGTTAGATGAAGATGGATTAATCTCAAAGGTCACCAAAAATGTGGTATACAATGAAGTTTTTCAAAACGTTTGA